A stretch of Lepidochelys kempii isolate rLepKem1 chromosome 14, rLepKem1.hap2, whole genome shotgun sequence DNA encodes these proteins:
- the LOC140898093 gene encoding C-type lectin domain family 2 member D-like: MLQGSSSPGAVNPPWNCKKSPTCRVVVAVIVVWSALIAAIIALAALTSQLSSADLCPPASPSCPDGWKGYRGKCYYFSETEGSWTDSRSRCSAPGASLAGIDSDQETAFLLRHKGVYDHWIGLWREQGQPWKWANGTKFNHLFHLRGGGDCAYLNDEKGVSSSRCYMGRRWICSKPEVYVMMGKETALERGSK; the protein is encoded by the exons ATGTtgcagggcagctccagccccggtgctgtca ACCCTCCTTGGAACTGCAAGAAAAGTCCAACCTGTAGAGTTGTGGTTGCAGTGATAGTTGTATGGTCTGCGTTGATTGCTGCCATcattgctctggcag CGCTGACCTCTCAGCTTTCATCAGCTGATCTGTGCCCCCCTGCGAGCCCCTCGTGCCCGGACGGCTGGAAAGGATACCGAGGGAAATGCTACTATTTCTCAGAGACGGAAGGGAGCTGGACCGACAGCCGAAGCCGCTGCTCTGCCCCgggtgcctccctggctgggatcgaCAGTGATCAGGAAACG GCGTTCCTGCTGCGCCATAAGGGTGTCTATGACCACTGGATCGGcctctggagggagcagggtcagccctggaaatgggccaatggcaccaaattcaaccacct GTTTCACTtaagaggaggaggtgactgTGCGTATCTGAACGACGAGAAAGGGGTCAGCAGCTCACGGTGCTACATGGGAAGACGGTGGATCTGTAGCAAACCTGAGGTGTAtgtgatg ATGGGAAAAGAGACCGCACTCGAAAGGGGCTCAAAATGA